In Vibrio crassostreae, one DNA window encodes the following:
- a CDS encoding alpha-amylase family glycosyl hydrolase, whose protein sequence is MIEQMIFNKVADIYGKEHANSITKEILALIEKWKPSAPQYAPWVDEHTSYLITYGDSFARNDEKTLSSMKIFADKYLKGSISNIHILPMFPYTSDDGFSVVDYRKVDEKLGGWEHLNALSENFDLMYDCVINHISKSSDWFQSYLAGDTQYQDYFVESDPSLDYSSVTRPRALPLLTPFSKASGETSHVWTTFSEDQIDINFRSPKVLLESIDILLMYAVNGGRSIRLDAIGFIWKVLNTTCIHLPEAHQIIQLWRIIFDETVPGALLITETNVPHKENISYFGQGNEAHMVYQFPLPPLTLHAFMSQNSSVLTERAKGLTEEAMASLQQGNKTTYFNFLASHDGVGVRPTEGILTNEDRLLMCEQVERKGGRVNYKNNSDGSQSPYELNINYLSALTEASDSEDDKARKFLAAQSILLSFIGVPAIYYHSLLGSENDINGMVESGINRRINREKFDLDELEAELAEAGSLRQQVYSQMVELVRLRKTQPAFSPLANQKVLSLGDKVFALQRGEGDESIRFVLNLSEAPQEICLDAGGYDLISREQLTSVFTLKPYQFVWLKSHKE, encoded by the coding sequence ATGATTGAACAAATGATTTTCAATAAAGTTGCTGATATTTATGGCAAAGAGCATGCAAATTCAATTACTAAAGAGATCTTAGCCTTAATTGAGAAATGGAAACCAAGCGCTCCGCAATACGCACCGTGGGTGGATGAACATACATCTTACTTGATTACTTACGGTGACAGCTTTGCTCGTAACGATGAAAAAACGTTGAGTAGCATGAAGATTTTTGCTGATAAGTACCTAAAAGGTTCAATCAGCAACATCCATATTTTACCTATGTTTCCGTACACTTCTGATGATGGCTTTAGTGTGGTCGATTATCGAAAAGTCGACGAGAAATTAGGCGGCTGGGAACATCTCAATGCCTTGTCTGAGAACTTTGATTTGATGTACGACTGCGTGATCAATCACATCTCAAAAAGCAGTGATTGGTTTCAAAGTTACTTAGCGGGCGATACGCAATACCAAGATTACTTTGTTGAGTCTGACCCAAGCCTGGACTACTCGAGTGTTACGCGCCCCCGCGCCTTACCGCTCCTGACACCGTTTAGTAAGGCTTCGGGTGAGACATCTCATGTGTGGACTACCTTCTCTGAAGACCAAATTGACATTAACTTCCGTAGCCCGAAAGTGTTGCTAGAAAGTATCGATATTTTATTGATGTATGCAGTAAACGGTGGCCGTTCAATACGCCTAGATGCCATTGGCTTTATTTGGAAAGTGTTAAATACCACGTGTATTCATTTGCCGGAAGCGCATCAGATTATCCAGCTATGGCGAATCATCTTTGATGAGACGGTTCCTGGCGCGTTATTGATCACTGAAACGAATGTGCCACACAAAGAAAACATTTCTTACTTTGGGCAAGGCAATGAAGCGCACATGGTGTACCAATTTCCGCTTCCTCCTTTGACGCTGCATGCTTTCATGAGTCAAAACAGTTCTGTATTGACTGAACGGGCGAAAGGCCTAACCGAAGAAGCGATGGCCTCACTGCAGCAAGGGAATAAGACAACTTACTTTAATTTCCTTGCGAGTCATGACGGTGTCGGTGTTCGCCCAACGGAAGGGATTCTGACCAACGAAGATCGCTTGTTGATGTGTGAACAGGTTGAGCGTAAAGGTGGCCGAGTAAACTATAAAAACAATAGTGATGGCTCTCAGTCTCCTTATGAATTGAATATCAATTATTTAAGTGCGTTAACTGAAGCTTCCGATAGTGAGGATGACAAAGCGAGAAAATTCTTGGCGGCTCAATCTATCTTGCTTTCATTTATTGGTGTGCCTGCCATTTATTATCACAGTTTATTGGGTAGTGAGAATGATATTAACGGAATGGTTGAATCAGGTATTAACCGCAGAATCAATCGTGAGAAGTTCGATTTAGATGAGTTAGAGGCGGAGTTAGCAGAAGCTGGTTCACTGCGCCAACAAGTTTACAGTCAAATGGTTGAGTTGGTGAGGTTGCGTAAAACTCAACCTGCATTTTCCCCACTTGCGAACCAAAAAGTTCTGTCACTAGGTGACAAGGTGTTTGCATTACAGCGCGGCGAAGGAGATGAATCCATTCGTTTCGTTTTGAACTTAAGTGAGGCGCCGCAAGAGATTTGCCTTGATGCTGGTGGTTATGACTTGATTAGTCGTGAACAGTTAACAAGTGTCTTTACATTGAAACCGTATCAATTTGTTTGGCTAAAGAGTCATAAGGAATAG